CCGTCCACATGGCCGAGGCCCTGAAAGCCCGCGGCGCCGACGGCGGGGTGCGGCCGGGCCCGTTTTGCTGCGACATGCGCCATTTGGTCAACCAAGGGGGCATTCCGTCGATCATTTTCGGGCCCGGAACCATCGCCCAGGCCCACAAGCCCGACGAACACATCGCCCTCGGCGAATACCTCGACTGCATTGAGCACTTGATCGAGTTCATCCCGGCTTGGTGTAATTCGGACGCCGAACCCGAGGCCGGAACCCAACCGGCACGCCGCCCCTAAACAGAGGAGATTCCGTCATGACCCCGTTTCGCCTGATCGCCCTTACGACCGCCGCGTTTGCCGTTGGCGCCTTGCTGGCGCCATCGGCGGAAGCGCAGAAAAGAGGCGGCACGCTCACTTACACCTATCAGCCGGAAGCGACGGCGATGTCCACCATCTCGACTACCGCCGTGCCGGTCGCGCTGATTTCGACCAAGATTTACGAAAGCCTACTGGAATACGAGGGGGCCGGAATGACGCCCAAGCCCGGCCTCGCCGAATCCTGGACGGTGTCGTCCGACCGCCTAGTCTATACCTTCAAGCTGCGCGCGGGCGTGAAGTGGCACGACGGCAAGCCGTTCACCAGCGAGGACGTGAAATTCAGCATCGAAAAGGTGGTCACGCCCAACCATTCGCGCGGGCGAACGTATTTCGGCAACGTCGCAACGATCGAAACGCCGGACACCCATACCGTCGTCTTTAAATTGAAGGCGCCGGTGCCGTATTTCCTGCGCGCTTTCCAGCCGAGCGAAACGCCGATGATGCCCAAGCACGGGTTCGCCGACGAGGAACTCGCCGCCGACAAGATCCGTCAGGCCAAGATCATGCAAAATCCGATCGGCACCGGCCCCTTTAAGCTGAAGGAATGGAAAAAGGGCAGTCACATCATCCTCGAACGCAACGCGGACTATTGGAAGGCTGGCCGGCCGTACCTCGACCAAGTGGTGATGCGGGTCCTGCCCGACGGCGCCGCCCGCGCCATCGCGGTCGAGAAGGGCGAAGTCGATCTCGCGCCGATGAACGCGTTGCCGCCGGCGGAAATCCAGCGCTTGAGCAAACTGCCCCAGTTGGTCGCATCGCAAGAGGGCAGCGAAGGCCTCGGGCCGATCATGTGGTTGGAAGTCAACCTGCGCGAAAAACCGCTGAGCGACGTCAAGGTACGCCAGGCGATCAGCCTGGCCATCGACCGCGCCAAGCTGGTCGACGTCATCTGGTACGGCCAGGGCAAACCGGCGCGCGGGCCGGTCGTCAGCGGCAACCCGACCCACTTTGACAAAACCCTGAAGCCTTTCGAATACAGCCCGGCCAAGGCCAACAAGCTGCTCGACGAGGCCGGTTACAAGCGCGGGGCCGACGGCGTCCGCTTCAAGCTGACGCAAAACTTCCTGCCCTACGGCGAGGAGTGGGTACGCCAGGCCGAGTATATCAAGCAGGAACTCGGCAAGGTCGGAATCCAGGTCGAGACCCAAAGCCTCGACATGGGTGGCTGGTTGAAGCGGGTGTACACCGACTGGGCGTATCAGTTCACGTCCAACTTCACCCACAACTACTCCGATCCGACCATCGGGGTGCAGCGCGCCTTCATTTCCACCAACATCAAACAGGGCGCGACCTTCAACAACTCGATGAACTACCGCAATCCGCGGGTCGACGAACTGTTCGGCCTGACCGCACGCCTGGAGGATGGGCCCGAGCGCAACAAGGCATGGGCCGAAGTCCAACAAATCATCCGCGACGAATTGCCGGTGATCTTCCTGATGGAAATCAGCTTCATGAATGTCTGGAACAAGCGGGTGAAGGGCCTGATTTCCAACGGTATTTCGATGTACACCGGCTGGGATCAGGTGTGGATCGAGTAGCCGTCGCGCCACGCGCGTCGTTTTCGGGGCCTTGCCCTTCGATTCGATCGGGGCAAGGCCCTTATTTCGCCGCGCGGTGGATGTGACGCGCACAAACGGCTCTGACGCATCCGAGGAAACGTCGACTCCATGCGTAAAACTACCCTGGCATTCGTCGTCCGCCGATTGTTGCATCTGGTACCGGTGGTGTTTGCCATTGCCGCGATGAATTTCCTGCTGATCAAGCTGGCGCCGGGCGATGCGGCCGACATCCTGGCCGGCCAAATGGGCCATGCCACCCTGGAGTTCACCGAACAACTGCGCCGCAGCTTCGGGCTCGATCTGCCGCTGGCGGAGCAATTCGTCGTCTATATCGGGCGGCTGCTCCGGCTCGATTTGGGCATGTCCTTCATCCAGGGCGTGCCGGTGCTCGACCTGATCGCCGACCGTCTCCTCGCCACCGTCATCCTGATGGTCGTGGCGATCGTTCTGGCCGTCGGTGTCGGCGTCGTGCTCGGCGTCGTCGCGGCGCGCCGGCGCGGCACATGGATCGACACCGTCATCTCGGTGTCGGCGCTGATCGTCTACGCCACGCCCGCGTTCTGGCTCGGCCTCATGCTGATCGTGCTGTTCTCGATCGTGTTCGACCTGCTGCCGTCGGGCGGCATGATGAAGATCGGAGCGGATCTGAGCGGCTTCGCCTATGCGCTCGATGTCGCGCGGCATTTAATTCTGCCGGCGGCGACTCTTGGCCTCTTTTACGTGGCGATCTACACCCGCCTCATGCGCGCGGCCATGCTCGAAGTCTATAGCCTCGATTTCATCACCATGGCGCGGGCCAAGGGCCTTTCCGAAACGACGGTTGCCTGGACGCACGCGTTACGCAACGCGCTGCTGCCGGTGGTGACGCTCGCCGGCGTGCAAATCGGGCATTTGCTCGGCGGTTCGATCCTGGTCGAAACCGTGTTCGGCTGGCCGGGACTCGGGCGGCTGGTGTTCGACGCGTTGTTGCAGCGCGATCTCAATCTGCTGCTCGGCATTCTTTTCGTTTCCTCGATCGTGGTGGTGATCGCCAATCTGATCGTCGACCTTCTCTACGGTTTCCTCGATCCGCGCATCGTCCACAAATGAACATTCTCTGGGCCTTCTGGGCACGTTTCCGCAACAATCGCGCCGCCGTGGGCGGAGCGGTTGTGCTTGCGCTCGTGGTGCTGCTGGCCCTGGTCGGGCCCTGGCTCTATCCGGTCGATCCGTTCGACATGGTCGGGCGGCCGTTCATGCCGCCGTTCGCGCGCTTCCCGCTCGGTACCGACGTTGCCGGGCGCGACATCCTCGCCGGAATTATTCACGGCGCACGGATCTCCCTGCTGATCGGAGTGATGGCCAGCCTGGCGGCAACCGCCATCGGCGTCACCTTCGGCGCGCTCGCCGGTTACTACGGCGGACGGATCGACGACGCCCTCATGCGGATCACCGAATTTTTCTTGACTATCCCGTCGTTCGTGCTCGCGGTCGTGCTGGTGGCGATCTTTTCGCCGACGGTCGCCAACATCACCATCGCCATCGCCATCGTGTCCTGGCCCTCGGTCGCGCGCCTCGCGCGCGGCGAATTCATCGCCCACCGCGACCGCGAATACGTGCAAGGTTGCCGCGCCATCGGCATGCCGGATTGGGAAATCATCCTGCTGCAGATCATGCCCAACGCGCTGCCGCCGGTGATCGTCGTCGCTTCGCTCACGGTCGCGACCGCGATCCTGACCGAATCGGGGCTGTCGTTCCTGGGACTCGGCGATCCCAACCTGGTGTCGTGGGGCTATATGATCGGAGTCGCGCGCACGGTTTTGCGCGTCGCGCCGTGGATGGCGGCGATCCCCGGACTGATGATCCTGGTCACCGTGCTCGCTATCAACCTGGTCGGCGAGGGCTTGAACGATGCGCTCAACCCGAGGCTCAAGCAGCGATGAGCGCCGTGATCGAGGTGCGGGACCTCTCGGTGCATTTCCGCACCACGCTCGGCGTCGTCAAGGCGGTCGAGGGACTTTCGTTCGCCATCGGCGAAGGGGAAACCATGGCGATCGTCGGCGAATCCGGCTCCGGCAAAAGTACGGTCGCGCACGCGCTTCTGCGTCTGGTTCCCGATCCGCCGGGAAAGATCGTCGCCGGGCATGTACGGTTCGAGGATCAAAACCTGCTCGATCTGTCCGACGCTGCCATTCGCCACGTGCGCGGGCGGCGCATCGCCATGATTTTCCAGGACGCCATGGCCGCCCTCAACCCGGTCTTTACGGTCGAACGTCAGATCGGCGAAGTGCTGCGCCTTCACCTTGGCCTCGCTCCCGATCGGATCGCGGCCGAAGTGGTCGAGCTGCTGCGCCTGGTCGGCGTGCCGGCGCCCGAGGCGAGGGCGCGCCAGTATCCGCACAACCTCTCCGGCGGCATGCGCCAGCGGGTGATGATCGCGATGGCGCTCGCCTGCCGGCCGAAGCTGCTGATCGCGGACGAGCCGACCACCGCGCTCGACGTCACCGTTCAGGCGCAGGTGCTCGACCTGATCCAGTCGCTGAAAGCGCGCTTCGGCATGGCGGTGCTGCTGATCACCCACGATCTCGGCGTCGTCGCCGAAACCGCGCATCGGGTGATCGTCATGTACGCCGGGCGCAAGGTCGAGGAAGGCGCCGTCGGCGATATTTTCGGCGACCCGCGCCATCCCTACACCCGGGGTCTGCTGGAAGCGGCCAAGCGCGAGGAATCCGAAGGCGCGTTCCTGCGCGAAATCCCGGGCACGGTGCCGTCGCCGTTCGAGATGCCGAAGGGATGTAGCTTCGCGCCGCGCTGTCCCGACGCGTTCGATCACTGCCGGATGGAGATGCCGGAGTTGCGGGATGTCGCGCCGGGCCGTCCCGTCGCCTGCTTCGCGGCGCAAGGGGCGTCCCGATGACGCCCATCGCCGAAACGGTTCTCGAAGCGCGCGACCTGGTCAAGCATTTCCCGGTCAAGGAAGGGCTGTTCGCTCCGACGCGCGTGGTACACGCCCTCGACGGAATTAACCTGACCCTGGCGCGGGGCGAAACGCTGGCCATCGTCGGCGAATCGGGCTGCGGCAAGTCGACGCTGGCGAAATGCCTGATGCGCCTGGAGGAACCGACCGGCGGACGCATCGTCGTCTTGGGGGAAGATGTCACGCACGCCGGCAAACGAGCGCTGCGCGGCCTCCGGCGCCATTTGCAGATCGTGTTCCAGGATCCCTACGCCAGCCTCAATCCGCGTTGGTCGATCGGCGCGATCGTCGCCGATCCGATCCGCCTGCACGAATCTCTCGACCGCCGCGCGCGGCGGGACAAGGTGATCGAACTGTTGCGTACTGTCGGCCTCGGTCCCGAATTCGTCGAGCGCCATCCGCACGAACTGTCGGGCGGCCAGCGCCAGCGCGTCGCCATCGCCCGCGCGCTCGCTGTCGGACCGTCGATCATCATCTGCGACGAACCGGTTTCCGCCCTCGACGTGTCGATTCAGGCCCAGGTGATCAATCTTTTGAAGCGGTTGCAACGCGATCTCGGCATCGCCTACGTGTTCATTTCCCACGACCTGGCCTTGGTGCAGCATATCTCCGACCGTATCGCGGTGATGTATCTGGGCGAAATCGTCGAGATCGCCGATACCCGCGCGCTGCGGCAGCGGCGCCTGCACCCCTACACCCAGGCTCTGTTCTCGGCGGCGCCGGTCGCCGATCCGAAACTGGCCGGATCGAAGAACCGGATCATCCTCGCGGGCGAAGTGCCAAGCCCGCTCGATCCGCCCGCCGGCTGCCGCTTTCATACCCGCTGTCCTTACGCCGAGGCGCGCTGCCGCGCCGAGGCGCCGCCGCTGCGCGCGGCCGAGGATCGTCTCGTGCGTTGCCATTTCGCCGGCGAGCCGGGATTTCCGCCCGCGCGCGTTGGACCCGCGCGGGGGATCGAATCGTGAAACGGAAATACGCCTGCGACGCGGACCGGCTGCTTGGCGCTCTCGACGAGGTGTCCGCGTTCGGGCGCACGGCGGGCGGCGGGGTAACGCGTCTCGCCGCCAGCCGCGAAGACGGCCAAGCCCGCGATTGGCTTCGCGCGCGCCTGGCGGAGGCGGGGGCCCGTGTCCTGATCGACGCGGTCGGCAACATGTACGGCGTATTCCCGTGGGCCGGGCCGGACGCACCCTTCGTCTTCGCCGGATCGCACCTCGACAGCCAGCCCGCCGGCGGCCGTTACGACGGGGCCTACGGTGTCGTCGCGGCATTGGAAGCGGCGCGCGCAATCGCGCGCACGACGGCGCGCGGCGGCCCGAAGCCGACCCGCAATCTCGCCGTCGTCAACTGGACCAACGAGGAAGGCGCGCGCTTCGCCCCAAGCACCCTTGGCAGTGCGGTCTACGCCGGATTGGTCGAAACGGAATTCGCGCTGGCGCGCGCCGACGGCACCGGGATCACCTTGGGTTCGGCTTTGGAGGATATCGGCTATCGCGGCGGCGACGCGCCGCCCCGGTCGTTGGCGGCCTACCTGGAACTGCACATCGAACAGGGCCCGGAACTCGAACGCGAAGGAAAAACCATCGGCGTGGTCGAGGGCAACTGGGGCACGGTGAAATACGTGGTCGAGATCGTCGGCGAAGCGGCGCACACCGGCCCGACCGCCATGGCGCGGCGCCGCGACGCCCTGCTGCCGGCGGCGGAATTGATCCTGTTCGCACGGGGGCTGTCGGATCAAACCGGGGGCGCGCTGCTGTCCTCGGTCGGGCGGCTCGACGTGCATCCCAATTCGACCAACGTCGTGCCGGGCCATGTCCGACTGTACGCCGAATTCCGCGACGCCGACGCGAATCGCCTGGAAGACACCCGCGCCCGGTTCGAGGCC
The Rhodospirillales bacterium genome window above contains:
- a CDS encoding Zn-dependent hydrolase, encoding MPLSYPLSLRRGALPRRGAAAARGRGSSRALPFRRRAGISARARWTRAGDRIVKRKYACDADRLLGALDEVSAFGRTAGGGVTRLAASREDGQARDWLRARLAEAGARVLIDAVGNMYGVFPWAGPDAPFVFAGSHLDSQPAGGRYDGAYGVVAALEAARAIARTTARGGPKPTRNLAVVNWTNEEGARFAPSTLGSAVYAGLVETEFALARADGTGITLGSALEDIGYRGGDAPPRSLAAYLELHIEQGPELEREGKTIGVVEGNWGTVKYVVEIVGEAAHTGPTAMARRRDALLPAAELILFARGLSDQTGGALLSSVGRLDVHPNSTNVVPGHVRLYAEFRDADANRLEDTRARFEARARALSTPSVSVALTRTVDRPAGAFDPALRALIEREAHGAGYATHRLATVAGHDSIPLRAVAPSAMIFVPSVGGVSHNETEFTPPEDLAAGADVLTRVLTRLMTS
- a CDS encoding dipeptide ABC transporter ATP-binding protein, producing the protein MTPIAETVLEARDLVKHFPVKEGLFAPTRVVHALDGINLTLARGETLAIVGESGCGKSTLAKCLMRLEEPTGGRIVVLGEDVTHAGKRALRGLRRHLQIVFQDPYASLNPRWSIGAIVADPIRLHESLDRRARRDKVIELLRTVGLGPEFVERHPHELSGGQRQRVAIARALAVGPSIIICDEPVSALDVSIQAQVINLLKRLQRDLGIAYVFISHDLALVQHISDRIAVMYLGEIVEIADTRALRQRRLHPYTQALFSAAPVADPKLAGSKNRIILAGEVPSPLDPPAGCRFHTRCPYAEARCRAEAPPLRAAEDRLVRCHFAGEPGFPPARVGPARGIES
- a CDS encoding ABC transporter permease — protein: MNILWAFWARFRNNRAAVGGAVVLALVVLLALVGPWLYPVDPFDMVGRPFMPPFARFPLGTDVAGRDILAGIIHGARISLLIGVMASLAATAIGVTFGALAGYYGGRIDDALMRITEFFLTIPSFVLAVVLVAIFSPTVANITIAIAIVSWPSVARLARGEFIAHRDREYVQGCRAIGMPDWEIILLQIMPNALPPVIVVASLTVATAILTESGLSFLGLGDPNLVSWGYMIGVARTVLRVAPWMAAIPGLMILVTVLAINLVGEGLNDALNPRLKQR
- a CDS encoding ABC transporter permease, which encodes MRKTTLAFVVRRLLHLVPVVFAIAAMNFLLIKLAPGDAADILAGQMGHATLEFTEQLRRSFGLDLPLAEQFVVYIGRLLRLDLGMSFIQGVPVLDLIADRLLATVILMVVAIVLAVGVGVVLGVVAARRRGTWIDTVISVSALIVYATPAFWLGLMLIVLFSIVFDLLPSGGMMKIGADLSGFAYALDVARHLILPAATLGLFYVAIYTRLMRAAMLEVYSLDFITMARAKGLSETTVAWTHALRNALLPVVTLAGVQIGHLLGGSILVETVFGWPGLGRLVFDALLQRDLNLLLGILFVSSIVVVIANLIVDLLYGFLDPRIVHK
- a CDS encoding ABC transporter substrate-binding protein, encoding MTPFRLIALTTAAFAVGALLAPSAEAQKRGGTLTYTYQPEATAMSTISTTAVPVALISTKIYESLLEYEGAGMTPKPGLAESWTVSSDRLVYTFKLRAGVKWHDGKPFTSEDVKFSIEKVVTPNHSRGRTYFGNVATIETPDTHTVVFKLKAPVPYFLRAFQPSETPMMPKHGFADEELAADKIRQAKIMQNPIGTGPFKLKEWKKGSHIILERNADYWKAGRPYLDQVVMRVLPDGAARAIAVEKGEVDLAPMNALPPAEIQRLSKLPQLVASQEGSEGLGPIMWLEVNLREKPLSDVKVRQAISLAIDRAKLVDVIWYGQGKPARGPVVSGNPTHFDKTLKPFEYSPAKANKLLDEAGYKRGADGVRFKLTQNFLPYGEEWVRQAEYIKQELGKVGIQVETQSLDMGGWLKRVYTDWAYQFTSNFTHNYSDPTIGVQRAFISTNIKQGATFNNSMNYRNPRVDELFGLTARLEDGPERNKAWAEVQQIIRDELPVIFLMEISFMNVWNKRVKGLISNGISMYTGWDQVWIE
- a CDS encoding ABC transporter ATP-binding protein, translated to MSAVIEVRDLSVHFRTTLGVVKAVEGLSFAIGEGETMAIVGESGSGKSTVAHALLRLVPDPPGKIVAGHVRFEDQNLLDLSDAAIRHVRGRRIAMIFQDAMAALNPVFTVERQIGEVLRLHLGLAPDRIAAEVVELLRLVGVPAPEARARQYPHNLSGGMRQRVMIAMALACRPKLLIADEPTTALDVTVQAQVLDLIQSLKARFGMAVLLITHDLGVVAETAHRVIVMYAGRKVEEGAVGDIFGDPRHPYTRGLLEAAKREESEGAFLREIPGTVPSPFEMPKGCSFAPRCPDAFDHCRMEMPELRDVAPGRPVACFAAQGASR